The region CGGCCGCCTGCGTGTCCTTGAAGTCCGGATCGGGGTGATCTGGATTCCACACGACCGCGACCCGTGAGACCCGCGGCATCACCTCGCGCAGGAATTCGAGCCTCTTGCCGGCCAGCTCGGAGAGAAGAAAGGTGAACCCGGTTAAGTTGCCGCCGGGATGCGCGAGGCTCGGCACGATACCGGCGCGAACCGGATCCAGACTCATCATCCCCACGATGGGTATGGTCGGTGTGGCGTTCTTGGCGAAGGGCACCACATCGCCGCCGACTGCGTAAATGAGGTCTGGCCGGAGCTGCACCAGATCTTCCGCGAGTGCCTTCAGACGCTCGGGCTTGCCCTCGGCATAGCGGAACTCGAGGGTGAGATTGCGGCCTTCGACGTAGCCGGCGGCTCGCAACGCTTCCCTGAAAACCGGCACATTGGGATCCGCGGTGGGTGAGCTGAAGAGGAGAACACCCACGCGATAGGTACGCGCTTGTGGCTGGCCGTGCACGTTGAGCGTCGTGATCGATAGGCAGACGGCGGTCAGGGCGGCTGCGAGAGCGATAGTCTTCGTCCGGCGTGGCGTCATGCGATCACCATAGCAGTTGGGGT is a window of Candidatus Methylomirabilota bacterium DNA encoding:
- a CDS encoding ABC transporter substrate-binding protein encodes the protein MTPRRTKTIALAAALTAVCLSITTLNVHGQPQARTYRVGVLLFSSPTADPNVPVFREALRAAGYVEGRNLTLEFRYAEGKPERLKALAEDLVQLRPDLIYAVGGDVVPFAKNATPTIPIVGMMSLDPVRAGIVPSLAHPGGNLTGFTFLLSELAGKRLEFLREVMPRVSRVAVVWNPDHPDPDFKDTQAAASRLGIRLQSIEVRKLDDFEGALAMATRDRAEAIIVVTSRLMILRQSQILDFAAKNRIPIATGWGAWVQNGALLSYGPNIDDIVRQSVSHVDKILKGAKPADLPIEQPTRFELVLNLRTARTLNLTVPQSLLARADRVIE